A single window of Polaribacter sp. SA4-10 DNA harbors:
- the uvrA gene encoding excinuclease ABC subunit UvrA — MKADLSTINPKENIIIKGAKLHNLKNIDVVIPRNKLVVITGLSGSGKSSLAFDTLYAEGQRRYVESLSSYARQFLGKLHKPKVDYIKGISPAIAIEQKVNSTNPRSTVGTSTEIYDYVKLLYARIGKTISPISGQEVKKDTVADVVNFVKNFTDKTKLLLLAPIVIDENRDLKTVLQVLEQQGYARLKWNENVYRITDFPQDEFKNEDLFLVVDRIITKDDEDFYNRLADAIQTAFFEGKGVCFIQNLADNKVAEFSNKFDLDGMSFLEPNTHLFSFNNPYGACPTCEGYGNVIGIDAELVIPNTGLSIFEDCIFPFKTPSYIHYKEDLIEVAYQFDIPIHKPWFELSEKQKELVWNGNKSFNGIHHFFTALEEKSYKIQNRVLLSRYRGKTKCTTCNGKRLRKETDYIKINEKTISDLVTLPLDELTVFFKNLKLDKYDAKIGKRLLTEINNRLQFLNDVGLNYLTINRTSNTLSGGESQRINLATSLGSSLVGSMYILDEPSIGLHPKDTERLIKVLKDLRDLGNTVIVVEHDEDIMKEADYIIDIGPEAGTFGGHVVAEGNFKDILKSDSLTAKYLNEDLKIEVPKKRRTSENSIQIIGAREHNLQNIDVTFPLNCLSVITGVSGSGKSTLVKSILYPSMQKKLIGYGDKVGQHTEIKGNFENIKHVEFIDQNPIGRSSRSNPVTYIKAYDDIRMLYSNQKLSKIRNYKPKHFSFNVEGGRCEVCKGEGEVTIEMQFMADVHLECDVCNGKRFKKEVLEVKFDGKSIDDILNLTIDDAVAFFSENLVTKIASKLKPLQDVGLGYVKLGQSSSTLSGGEAQRIKLASFLVKGNTKDKALFIFDEPTTGLHFHDIQKLLASFNALIDKGHSIIVIEHNIELIKCADYIIDLGLDGGKKGGNLIFQGTPEALAKNKKSYTAKYLAEKLV, encoded by the coding sequence ATGAAAGCTGACTTATCTACTATAAATCCTAAAGAAAACATCATAATTAAAGGAGCTAAACTCCATAACTTAAAGAATATAGATGTTGTTATTCCAAGAAATAAATTGGTAGTAATTACGGGTCTTTCTGGTTCTGGAAAATCTTCTTTGGCTTTTGATACGCTTTATGCAGAAGGACAAAGGCGCTATGTAGAGAGTTTATCTTCTTATGCGCGTCAGTTTTTAGGAAAATTACACAAACCAAAAGTAGATTATATAAAAGGGATTTCTCCCGCAATTGCTATTGAGCAAAAAGTAAATTCTACAAATCCACGTTCTACAGTGGGCACATCTACAGAAATATACGATTATGTTAAACTATTATATGCAAGAATTGGTAAAACCATCTCTCCCATTTCTGGACAAGAAGTAAAAAAAGATACGGTTGCTGATGTAGTAAATTTTGTAAAAAATTTTACAGACAAAACAAAATTATTATTACTTGCTCCTATTGTTATTGATGAAAATAGAGATTTAAAAACAGTTTTACAAGTTTTAGAACAACAAGGGTATGCGCGTTTAAAATGGAATGAAAACGTATATAGAATTACAGATTTCCCACAAGATGAGTTTAAAAATGAAGATTTATTTTTAGTTGTTGATAGAATCATTACCAAAGATGATGAAGATTTTTACAACCGATTAGCAGATGCAATTCAGACTGCTTTTTTTGAAGGAAAAGGGGTTTGTTTCATTCAAAATCTAGCAGATAATAAAGTAGCTGAGTTCAGCAATAAGTTTGATTTAGACGGAATGTCTTTTCTAGAACCAAACACACATTTATTCAGTTTTAACAATCCTTATGGTGCTTGCCCAACTTGTGAAGGTTATGGTAATGTTATTGGTATTGATGCAGAATTAGTAATTCCAAATACAGGTTTATCAATTTTTGAAGATTGTATTTTCCCTTTTAAAACGCCTTCTTACATTCATTATAAAGAAGATTTAATTGAAGTTGCTTACCAATTTGATATTCCTATTCATAAACCTTGGTTTGAACTTTCTGAAAAACAAAAAGAGTTAGTTTGGAATGGAAATAAAAGTTTCAACGGAATTCATCATTTCTTTACTGCTTTAGAAGAAAAAAGCTATAAAATTCAGAATAGAGTATTGCTTTCTCGTTACAGAGGAAAAACAAAATGTACTACTTGTAATGGTAAACGTTTACGTAAAGAAACCGATTATATAAAAATAAATGAGAAAACAATTTCTGATTTAGTTACACTTCCGTTAGATGAATTAACCGTGTTTTTTAAAAACCTAAAATTAGATAAATACGACGCAAAAATTGGAAAACGTTTGTTGACAGAAATCAATAATAGATTGCAATTTTTAAATGATGTTGGCCTTAATTATTTAACCATCAACAGAACTTCAAACACACTTTCTGGAGGAGAAAGTCAGCGTATAAATTTGGCAACTTCTTTAGGTAGTTCGCTAGTTGGTTCTATGTATATTTTAGATGAGCCTAGTATTGGTTTGCATCCAAAAGACACAGAAAGATTAATTAAAGTTTTAAAAGATTTACGCGATTTAGGAAATACAGTTATTGTAGTTGAACATGATGAAGATATCATGAAAGAAGCCGATTATATTATAGATATTGGCCCTGAAGCCGGTACTTTTGGTGGACATGTAGTTGCGGAAGGAAATTTTAAAGACATTTTAAAAAGCGATTCTTTAACAGCAAAATATTTAAATGAAGATTTAAAAATTGAAGTTCCTAAAAAACGTAGAACATCAGAAAATAGCATTCAAATTATTGGTGCGAGAGAACATAATTTACAAAATATTGATGTTACTTTTCCCTTGAATTGTTTATCAGTAATAACCGGAGTTTCTGGTTCTGGTAAAAGTACTTTGGTGAAAAGTATTTTGTATCCATCGATGCAAAAAAAACTAATTGGCTATGGAGATAAAGTTGGGCAACACACAGAAATAAAAGGAAATTTTGAGAACATAAAACACGTAGAATTTATTGATCAAAACCCAATTGGCCGTTCTTCTCGTTCAAATCCTGTAACCTATATTAAAGCCTATGATGATATTAGAATGTTGTATTCTAATCAGAAATTATCTAAAATAAGAAACTACAAACCAAAACATTTTTCTTTTAATGTTGAAGGGGGACGTTGTGAGGTTTGTAAAGGTGAAGGTGAAGTTACTATTGAAATGCAATTTATGGCAGATGTGCATTTAGAATGTGATGTTTGTAACGGAAAACGTTTCAAAAAAGAAGTTTTAGAAGTAAAATTTGATGGAAAATCTATTGATGACATTTTAAATCTTACCATTGATGATGCAGTCGCTTTTTTCTCAGAAAATTTAGTAACTAAAATTGCAAGTAAACTAAAACCTTTGCAAGACGTTGGTTTAGGATATGTAAAATTAGGACAATCGTCTTCTACCCTTTCTGGTGGAGAAGCGCAACGTATAAAATTGGCTTCCTTTTTAGTAAAAGGAAACACAAAAGACAAAGCGTTGTTTATTTTTGATGAACCAACAACAGGGTTACATTTTCATGATATTCAGAAATTATTAGCTTCTTTTAATGCGTTAATTGATAAAGGACATTCTATTATTGTGATAGAACATAATATTGAGTTGATTAAATGTGCAGATTATATTATTGATTTAGGTTTAGATGGTGGAAAAAAAGGTGGAAATCTAATATTTCAAGGAACGCCAGAAGCATTAGCTAAAAATAAAAAATCGTACACAGCTAAGTATTTGGCGGAGAAATTGGTTTAG
- a CDS encoding MauE/DoxX family redox-associated membrane protein translates to MITNLTDKQKVNWVRIIAIIPVLILMMYAPKLWVATKVFPVIPLFDWLPILKYPFDYILAGFFFIIQIVYIFQNKRWQGWVVILLYVFLALIDQNRLQPYFYQSFLTLFAIEIFNRKVPPKKVLYAIILLFFATYFWSGIQKVNEAFYIQWLTALNKHFSFLPQWFLVAFTYLVPWLEASMGILLLFNKTRKLGVLFILSMHGIITFLLFYLGYGYNVVPWNIQNMLSVVLLFWGLKTTNAFEFFVSFFNKQKIAILIFTLILPLTNNVTGFYDSLLSFHFFTADLNYYNVFINEELEDALPEHIQLFYRFENGNAYLNMNEWAQYDNKVLFYPEERIIKYMDVYLRSFAENPNEKGLTRLVVYNQ, encoded by the coding sequence ATGATTACAAACCTAACAGACAAACAAAAAGTTAATTGGGTAAGAATAATTGCAATTATTCCTGTTCTAATTTTAATGATGTATGCTCCAAAATTATGGGTTGCCACTAAAGTATTTCCTGTAATTCCTTTATTTGATTGGTTGCCAATACTTAAATATCCTTTTGATTATATTTTAGCTGGGTTCTTTTTTATTATTCAGATCGTTTATATTTTTCAGAATAAAAGGTGGCAAGGTTGGGTTGTAATTCTACTCTATGTTTTTCTAGCTTTAATAGATCAAAATAGGCTTCAGCCCTATTTCTACCAAAGTTTTCTAACACTCTTTGCTATTGAAATCTTTAATAGAAAAGTACCTCCTAAAAAAGTACTTTATGCAATAATTTTACTCTTTTTTGCTACTTATTTTTGGAGCGGAATTCAGAAAGTAAATGAAGCCTTTTACATACAATGGTTAACAGCTTTAAACAAACATTTTAGTTTTTTACCACAATGGTTTTTAGTTGCTTTTACATATTTAGTTCCTTGGTTAGAAGCATCAATGGGCATTTTATTATTATTTAATAAAACTCGAAAATTGGGTGTGTTATTTATTTTATCAATGCATGGAATTATTACTTTTCTTCTCTTTTATCTTGGTTATGGCTACAATGTTGTTCCTTGGAATATTCAGAATATGTTGAGTGTTGTTCTCTTATTTTGGGGATTAAAAACCACAAATGCATTCGAATTTTTTGTATCATTTTTCAACAAACAAAAAATAGCGATTCTAATTTTTACACTCATTTTACCGCTTACTAATAACGTAACAGGTTTTTATGATAGCTTGTTGTCTTTTCATTTTTTTACTGCAGATTTAAACTATTACAATGTTTTTATCAATGAAGAGTTAGAAGATGCTTTACCAGAACATATTCAACTTTTTTATCGTTTTGAAAATGGGAACGCCTATCTAAATATGAATGAATGGGCACAGTATGATAATAAAGTATTGTTCTACCCAGAAGAAAGAATTATTAAATATATGGATGTGTATTTGCGCTCTTTTGCAGAAAATCCAAATGAAAAAGGATTAACAAGACTGGTTGTTTATAATCAATAA